The Streptococcus sp. oral taxon 431 nucleotide sequence GATTTCTATAATGCGGTTAGACAGGTGGTTGATTACTTTACAGATCATGGGATTAAGAAGATTGGTATCTTATCCGGTCTTGAAACTACTACTGACCATGAAGAAGTTATCTCAGATAAACGCTTAGATTACTTTAAATCCTATACACAAGAAAAAGGAATTTATAACGAGAAATTCATTTTCCAAGGACTATTTACTGCCCAATCTGGATACGACTTGATGAAAGAGGCTATCGAAAAATTAGGAGATAAGCTTCCACAGGCCTTTTTTGCAGCTAGTGATAGTTTGGCAATCGGAGCCCTTCGCGCCCTTCAAGAAGCCAGCATCAGCATACCAGAGCGCGTCAGCATTATTTCCTTTAATGATACTATTCTAACCAAGCAAGTGTTCCCACCACTTTCTAGTATTACTGTCTACACCGAAGAAATGGGACGCACAGGAATGGATATTTTGAACAGAGAAGTCCTTCACGGCCGTAAAATTCCAAGCCTCACCATGCTTGGAACCAAACTGACTTTAAGAGAAAGCACCTTGCATTAAGTACAAAACTTGAACATAAAAAAATCCTAATAAGAACTTTTCAGTTCTCTATTAGGATTTTCTTTTTTTAATCCATCACAATCATAGATTTAATGGTCTTGCGTTCATCCATGGCCTTATATGCTTTGTCAATATCTTCTAGTTTGTAACTTGAAGTAAAGACACGACCTGGATTGATATCACCATCAAGAACAGCTTTGAGCAAGAATTGCTTATCGTATGTTGTTGCAGAAGCTGCTCCACCTGCAACAGAGATATTTTGCATAAA carries:
- a CDS encoding LacI family DNA-binding transcriptional regulator translates to MATLKDIAQLASVSIATVSRVLNRDQSLSVTEETRHRILTVAEELGYTKHLKTGESHKLKQKIAIIQWVSEQGELEDLYYYQIRLGIENRAQELDYDILRYFNDQPFTLSEEVIGILCIGKFSQAQIASFEEYHKPLVFLDSDTIALGHTCVITDFYNAVRQVVDYFTDHGIKKIGILSGLETTTDHEEVISDKRLDYFKSYTQEKGIYNEKFIFQGLFTAQSGYDLMKEAIEKLGDKLPQAFFAASDSLAIGALRALQEASISIPERVSIISFNDTILTKQVFPPLSSITVYTEEMGRTGMDILNREVLHGRKIPSLTMLGTKLTLRESTLH